AGGTTCCAGTTTGggtataaaaatataaactcgAAACCCAAATAAACCGGGTCAGTGCCCACCCTTACGTATTaagtaaaaaaatcatattcatTTAATGGAAATTTCATAGATTTAGATATACTTTTTAAAcatttgtataaaaaaaaatccacaCAATCAAATTTGAATATAATGGAAATTTCATAAAATTCTACGAGAATAAAGGTATTTACAATGTCTGTGATATTTAATTACCGATTTGTAACGTCGTTGCCTTTAAAAATTGCACTTTTGAAATTAATATTGCGGTTAATTTTATTGTATTGTATTTTGTtccatttaaaaaataataataacgctGTAGAGAAGTATTTTTAGggaattttttatatattttattgtattaTATTCAGATGATGTGAAATAATCTCAAACCTACTCTATTTATTTCTTTTCTATATTAAATAAAGATAAGAATCAAAGAAATAAACTTCATACATTGAAAATTTAATTCCAAAAATTCTTACGTTAAAATGATCAATTTTATAATGTTATATATCAAATAGTAAGAAAAATGTAAAATCAAGGAAAAAACTTGtgtagacggtctcacgggtcgtaattgtgagacagatctcttatttgggtcacccatgaaaaattattactttttatgctaagagtaatacttttttattgtgaatatgggtaggttctcacaaattatgatccgtgagacgatttcacacGAGACTCACTCTAAAATCAAGGTCATTGAAAAGCTATTATAAATTCgttttgtttaattattatttaaatggaTTACAtagtaattattattaaataaataaagtagatatcttgtgagatgatctcacataTTTTTAGTAATAAGACTTGTTGATTTGATCCATAATTATCatgaaaataatacttttggcacaaaaagttatattttttcatgaattaagTTAGATTAGATATCTGTTTCACACAATTGATACGTGAAACGACCTCACGAAATTTTTTGTAAGATAATTAATCCCTtccaaatattatatatctattgaaataatataaattaagtacTTATGACtaatatttttaagtttaaaattaaacCTTTAAATGTTTGCATCCTATAAGTTGTAAAAGAAAAACCCTCAACTCTATTACACGATCTTGTGTGCACAACAAACACAACCAGACATACCACGCCTCCGCCACTTCAAGTTCCATGAAAGAGGAGGAAAAAACCCAGATTCTGTGTGTGTTTCATCTCCTTGTCCGATCAAACTTGTATCTGGCGCGATTTTTTGGCAGAAATTATAGTAAGAACCATGTAGAAGACGACGCTGAAATAAGAAAGCGTGGTCGCCGCCGCGCCTCTGTTGCAAAACGGAGGAAAGTGGTCGCACAATGGTAGCCAGCCCGCTTCACTGACTCCGTATTTCCCAACGAAACCGATCGCCGTGGCCGCCGCGCACCCGGCCATCAATAAAACAGTGATAATCTGTCAAAAAATTTACACCAAATTTAACCGGTTAGTGCTAGCTAGTGGGATCTTTGTGGGTTATTTTCGCAAGATAACTAGTTGTTTACTCACCAGATCGTGAACAAACATGGCAAAGTAATTCGTCGGATTTATCTCTGTGTAGCCGAAGAAGAAAGCAAGAAAGAGAGAGACAACGGAGAAGGCGCACGCTATGATATTCGCGTACGCAAAGAACCTGAAAATAATCAACCAAAATACCATTAAAAATATTCTGTAaatcgaaaatcccaaaaacgTAAAATTTCGGGGGCAAACAAAAAAGATTCCCTTAAACAAGATCTTACTTGAAAGCGGAAGAGTAGCTGTAACTGGCACTGACCCAGATACCGTAAACCAAAGCATTTTGCTTGTTTGTGAGCATCATCCATGCAGCGGCCAAGGACGCTGCAAAAGACAGAATTCTGAGGGTAATCTGTGTCAAAAAGAAGATTTTGTGGGTTTTCAGAGGTGCGCTAACAACTCCTGCCATTACTTATGACGGTTTCCTGAATTTTTCGTGGTTTGGGAGCAAGAAATTGGGAAGCGGGCGATACAGGAACTGATAATGGCGGATGGTTTGAGGTATTTATATCGGCAAGAGGGTTGAATATTGTTCAAGATAGAGAAAAAAGGGCGGTTTTGGAATCGCTGGCAGAACCAGCAAGATAGTAGAGGGATTAATGGAGAGATTTACTCATAATTTAGAACAGTTCCCATAAAAagaataggatttatttctGTTTGGTGAATATAATTTGGAAAGAcaaaaactcgtgtgagacgatctcatggattgtatttgtgagacggatatcttatttgggtcacccatgaaaaaatattactttttatgctaagagtattactttttattgtgaatatggatagggttgacccgtctcacagattatgatccgtgagacggtctcacataagactcactcatTTGGAaatatgactttattttgttCGGAAACATTGAATGTCAACTAATTAGATTTTAATTTGAATAATTCGGGTTGAAAtcgaatattttatttcaactttTACGTGTTTAAAGAAGCTGATTATCAAGCaaactaattaaattaaattatacataTTTTATCAAGTTTAAAAGTATAATTgacaaaaattaaataataagttaTTCAAAGTTATTTTgaatttaaatgaaatttaTATCATTTGTTAAGTTTAAAAGTATTATAAGCGATAATTATTTATACTATAATTAAGTTACTCAAATTTCTTTTGAATTTGAGTGTTAGCATAATAATTTTGGAAAAAGGTATAAGATATATACTGATAAatattatttcgaaaataagaataatatcAATAGTCATAGATTAAGCAAGCGTAATTGAGATAtaaagcttttttttttttaatgacacCGTTATTTTTGGTGCGCATTAAATAAACCTTGAACTAAACAGATAAATTGTATTGAGCAAACTTTGTTTAACCAAGTTATCCTCTGTTTCGAATTCAACCGATCAAAATATATGGAGTATAATATAATCCGTTAATCGTGATTTATTACACAGCAATGATTCATTTTATAATACTTAGTTTCCCAtacgaaaaatatatatttactcTTCAATTACAAATGCTGGATATATCCTTATAAAATATGCAATTTGTTATGTATAACTAAGTTAAGTTACTAACTATCACAAATATAAATAATCATCCTTGTGAAAAAGATTATGATACCCCATTAATCCGACTCGACCCGAGTTATAGTATGCCCAACCTCAGTCATCAGATGCCCGAACCCCCTTTCACTAAGATTATGGCCGGGCCTAAGGCTAATCCAACATGCCCAGAGTACTAAATGCCAACACCTTAAATGGAATTCGAGTTACCTCATCACAGAGAAGAGTCACTCAACCAGACATTGTCCGAGCAGCCGAACTGAAGCTACATCGACAATGGCGGTTTATTCCTTCCTACccctgcaggcagtgcctgcagaGGTACATCCAAGGGtcagaattttttctggcccaatatttattttttttaaaaaaaaatttccccaTGAGATTGAATCTCAGCCATTGATCCTGGGtgtgggcactgcccccacacccagTATCGAACTTACCGACAATGGCTGTAAATAaagttttttcaaataaaactcTTGTATAAATTTTTTGCAATAAGGGGAGAATCCTGAGAGAAAAGGGatatacttttcaaattcaTAATTTGCCAAATGTAAGATCTGATCATGACGAATTTGGAATTTCTGGGAATTTTCCTTACTAAAGTTCTCTCCATATAGGAGACTTGCCTTCCTAGAGTCCTTGGCATACAAAGTGCTTCACCTTAGCCCTATAATACCAGGTAGTCTCTACAACTTTATATACTCAATCATTGCTTACACAATTAGCACTACTTTATTTTTGCACGATTAAGTTTGCTCATGTACTGACTAAGTACCTGAGCGGCTACGACAGAAAAACTTTCGGTGCCTTCTAACATTTGTTCATCCATGCATGATTCAGCTCCGTCTTTTATGGATCAGAGAGTCTTGCTTGGATCATTCTGTATTAACCAGAAATCAAGAGTAATTTTTTATCATCTGATCAAACGAGCTATATGGATCGACAATGACAACCAACATCTTTCATCATAGCATaacaattatattaatactcCCGTGAAATCACTTCACAAGTTAAAATTTTGAAGCCCTTAGGATTATCCTTGACTTTTGTTAATTCGAAAAATTGACTTTTGTTAACAttcgaaaaattattattacatttAACGACGCATAGTTGTCCATGACTGAAACCAGATTTCATGAGAAAAAAGGCCTACACGAGATAATGATTATCCTTGGCTTTTGTTAATTGGCATTGCATACGAAACAATAAGTTGAAATTGTCTTCATTACAACTTGAAAATAAGTTTTTGACCAGAAAGGGTTAATGATATTTTTGGAATATGCATTATATGACTCGCATTACTCCCGATGAGAATTTGTCCTTCCAAAACGTGGTTTTCAAGACTCATTATAACCAATCTAATtccattgcataatccaaatgaatGATCTATGTTCGATAACAACATAATCGGAGTTCCAACCTTCAAATTTAGCCCGTGATTCAAAGCTCCAGAACATTTAATTCCATTTAAGAATTCAGGTGTACGTATTTCGTGCAATAGTTCAACATTTTTATCTGAATGACACACTGAATCTGGACTTAAATACAATCTTCCCACTGAAATGTTTAACGATGTCATGTATTCATTTATGGACTGAACAATATTGAGAGTCGGTGCTAATATAGCTCTCGGTTGGAAGTATGTTGTATCATTTACCATACTACCAAACAACATATATGTACTATCTACAATTGTTGAAATAAGATCTTCGCAATCTTTTAACAACATTTCATTTAGTATATCAATGCTCGCATAGCCATCGTTTGGTTCTTTAATTTTTCCGTCTCTTGTATCTGCAATTCGATCCGAAAATCTTTTAATTTATCACTTTTTCCATCTGAAGCACAATTCTTAAGTCGTATATTCTCAGTCAATTTCAAAACTATGCAGTGTCTCCACAGATACGACGAATTAATAGTGGCATGAACAATATTCCGAATACAATTGTTTTGACTCCAAAAAGGAGATAAAAGATTTGCAAGTCTCATTAAGTTGCGCATGCTTATGTCAAGTGATTCAAAACAAAACATATAAATTGTTGGAGCTTTATCCCATAAGAGAAGTTTGGATTTCACAATAAATTTCGTGAGATGACTTATTTGTTTGATATTGCATGTTGATTCTTCAGTAAGATTAAAAAGAATTGCAAGTGACAATAAGTAGTTCTTACATAGGCAAAAGAagagtaaaaattaaaataaatgttaaaaAAGATTGAACTTGTCGAGCAAGAAAAATTGACAAGataaaaaatgagaatttttttaaatcttaaatgtttatataaatattaaaaaaatatatttatcaaatttttaaataaaacataaatataatcaaatgttcaaataaatatataaatgtaatatttttttaaataaatcaaaataaggtcaaatattgttaaaataatatttttaaacaagttcAAAATCCAATTAATTACATATTTttaaccaaaaaataaaattttaacttttatatacaaaaaatacatttttatttttttaaggatATAAGAAATTAGCCCATTTCTAAAAAAAGTtaaaaagataaatttaaaaaggTTTGAAAAGTGAACGAGAAAAAATGATTCAAGAAAAATTGACAAgataaaaaatagtttttttttttaaaaaatataatataaaatgaaactaaaaaatgtaaaaaaaaaaataaaataaaaaattgatcgTGCTGGCGTTTTACTCCCACAGCAGAGGATCCGTTCCCCTAATACCCCGAAGAGGAAACAGTTCTATACAGCCTTTTTCGTATCTGCTTGGGAAAGAGAGACCACTTTCTCGGGACAATTAAAAAATGGGATTACGTGGGCAAAGATTTAAAAAACAAGGAGTctgactttttttttaaaaaagaaggaGTTGACTCTTGATTAGTTAATTAAACCTTAATTAAAGTTAACTTCCTAAATTGATTAATTGTTAGTTGTTCTCTCTTTTTCTTCCCATTCCACGCACAAAATCCCCACAAAATTCCCAAAGCTTCCCAAATTTAAAGAACTCATCTACCGCATCTACATCTTCCGTGTATCGATAAATCGAAATTGACCACGGTTGCTCAAGTGTTGTGGCGCTCATTCCTCAGATCCAGATCTAAATCTACTCCTACATATTGTTCCCCCATTTTTCTGTAAATACGTCTGTATTTGAAGAAAAATACAGTAAGTTTGCTCCATTTTCTTTGCCAGTTCATTGTTTTCATCATTTCATGCAGCGATCGACCAAAAATAAGATGAATAATCAGTGTCGTGCATGGATTTTTGTCTAAGCAAAAAAAGAATTCTTCGTGGTCGACCAAAGAGAAATTATTCATGGTCGACCACAATCTTAATGGTCGACCAAGTTCTTGTTTTTTCAGAAATTAAGTTGGTCGACCGTGAGCTtatttttttcagaaattaAGTTGGTCGACCAAGTTCTTATTGGTCGACCAATACATAAATTCATGGTCGACCAACTTATTTTTTGGTCGACCATGtgcgttttttttttgtttttacaaTATTTTGCCCATTCTAATTATCATATTTGTTTGTGCACTTTGTAGATATGCCAACAGTTATTGTTGTTCATTTTGATGGGAAATAGGAAGTGATAGAGGGGCTGGTTTATAAATGGAATCCAGGGGCCAATGCAAAGTTTGTTGCTATTCCAGTAGATGATGATATTTGTTATTTTGAAGATTTAAAAAGTGAACTATACAGAGCTGGGAAATTAGAAGACACTTCCAACTTGAGGTTGAGTTATCTATTAGATTTGCCGTGCAACATTCAACCAATTTATATAGAGAACGACCATGATTTGAAAGCATATTTGTATCTTGGTTGTCCGAGAAGTAGGCCAGTACTTCaagttgaaattgaatgtgttgCTTCTTTTGATTCTCGTGATAATTTGCACGAAAATGCTATTGATGAGAACAATTGCAATATTAACGAACAGAGTCATTTTGATGATTATTTTCACTTGAATATTGTGTCTGTGGATCGTAATAATAGCATTGATTTTTTCGACGAAGCGCATAATGTGGATGCCATGCATGTGGATCGTAGTAACACATTCGACGAAGCGCATAATATGGATGTCATGCTTGTAGATCGTAGTAACACGGACGAGTTACATGATGAAGCACGTGATGACATAATTGAGGGCGAGGCAAATTTGGTTCAAAGCAATGATGCAAATTTGGTTGTGGATGTGGCTCTTGATAATGACACATTTTCATTCACGGATGGTTCGAACTTGTTTGTGGGTCAAGAGTTTCCAAACCGAGAAGCGGTGAAAAAAGAGCTAATTAGAATAAGTTTGGAAGCTTGCTTTGAATTTGAGACAGTAAAAAGTAGCAAAAAGGTGTACGCCGTAAAATGTGTAGTGTCTGATTGTAAGTGGAGAATCTGGACCTCTTTGATTAAGAATGATTCACGTGCATTCTCCGTTCGAACATATTGCAATACACACACATGTGGTTTGACTGGGAGAGGAAAGAGAATCCGTGGAGCGAGTTCTGCTGTTGTTCGAGATATGTTGGTGGATAATTTCCAAGGTCATCCAGTGCC
This is a stretch of genomic DNA from Primulina eburnea isolate SZY01 chromosome 11, ASM2296580v1, whole genome shotgun sequence. It encodes these proteins:
- the LOC140805196 gene encoding CASP-like protein 1F1, translating into MAGVVSAPLKTHKIFFLTQITLRILSFAASLAAAWMMLTNKQNALVYGIWVSASYSYSSAFKFFAYANIIACAFSVVSLFLAFFFGYTEINPTNYFAMFVHDLIITVLLMAGCAAATAIGFVGKYGVSEAGWLPLCDHFPPFCNRGAAATTLSYFSVVFYMVLTIISAKKSRQIQV